The Ictidomys tridecemlineatus isolate mIctTri1 chromosome 1, mIctTri1.hap1, whole genome shotgun sequence DNA window ACACAACTGcttccaacttttaaaagaacTTACTTGCTATATGTAAAGTTTAACATAACAATGCTAGCTAAACGGGCATCTAAATTGCAACCTGGGGATTTGCTTATGATGAGGAATGGAGATTTACTCTTAAGTGATGTGTGTCAAATGAATTCCCTGGCACTGTTAAACAATCTCCATTGTTAATAAGCCACTCTAAAGTGCTCACCAAACTTGTCACCTGCGAGGGAAAGAGTACCTCAGATAGGACTTGTTAAGGCAGCTAAGCCTGTCTTGTGGTGTGGAGGGGACTGTGGACAGGCTCTGGAGATAAATGGACCCTCTGTACCTAAGGACACAGTGGGCGGCATCAGGAAAGTCCACCCATGGTGAGGTAGAAGCCATTTTTCAAAAGTAGACATTTAATTAAAGACTCAGATTAATTATCTTATTGATTAAATGCATGGAGAATCTTCCTGAAGCAATGCAGCTGTTTGGTAGCAGAATAAAACTTGGGGTTATCAAAAGAGAACTCATCTGAGTCCCACATGAAACAAGTAATTGCCCTGCATGTGTCGTGGCTGGGCTCATCTCAAATCCCAGGAGCAATATTCCGCTGGAAACTTCACATTCTGTTTGCACAAATACTGTCCCCAGTGAGCAGGGGAAGCTTTCGATGCATGTTTATTAAGCAGTTATCTGTGTACAGAACCCTCACTCAGGGTTTTTGCTACATGCCATCACCAAAAATGAATTGATACCATCCCACAATTCACCATAGTCACCCAGGGAcaggggtgtatgtgtgtgtgtgtgtgtgtgtgtgtgtgtgtgtgtgtgtgtgtgtgttaatgtaACAATTGTGCTTTTACTAGTTGCAAAAGTAAAGTGTCCAAGTAGGAAACTGCACTCTTGGGTTTTTACAGAttctttagttctttgggatCCCAACCAATTTGGACAGCTCACTTCAGTGCCAAAGTGAACTTTGGATGCTTCCAAAGGAAAGCCCACAGACAATTTTTACCTGAAAATCTTTAAAGAGCTGGTTCATTATGGAGGAGGAGACCACCCCTACTAGACATTGGTTACCAGAAGcagattcttttcaaaatatttgtccCAGCACTAACTCCATATTTCCTAGCAGCCTTTGAAAATGAAGGCAAtggctgggcatgtggcacacgatgcctgtaaccccagcagcttgtatgctgaggcaggaggagtgcaagtgcagccacttaggccctaagcaacttagcaacaccctatctcaaaattaaaaaaaaaatgtgtaaaaaggctggggacatcACTCACTGGTTAAActcccttgggctcaatccctggcaccaaaaaagaaaaagaaaagaaaatgaaggcaatatattgtgtgcatgtacaaacatgtttcaacaaatcccatcactatgtgcaactgtaatgcaccaataaaaatgtggggaaaataaaggtgatatatttttgtgtttaagaTCATAGGTACTGGAATCCCTGGACTTTTCCCATCCATAGCCATTTGGCTTTGGGTAATGAAACTCTTTGGACCTCAGTTTACTTATCAGTGAAGTGAGAAAGTAATAGTGTCTGGCTCAGTGAGTTGGTTTtcaatagattatatatatattgtagttggacacaactcctttattttatttatttatttttatatggtactgaaattgaacccagcacctcgaatgtgctaggcgagtgctctatttctgagccacaaccccagccacttcAATAGGTTTATTACggtataatttacatacctaAAGTTTACAGTTGTTAAGTATAGAATTCCACAGTTTTAGTAAAATTACCAAGTTGTGTGACCATTGCCATATTGCATTCCCCCGACCCCTTGGCTTATCTGCAATCACTCCTCCTTCCACCACCAGCTCCCAGGCACCATGAATCTACTTTCTCTCTGTATGAATTTgtcttttctgaatatttcatataaatggaaatcAATATAATATATGCTCttttgcatttggttttttttccacttagcaGAACAGTTTTGAGGTTCATAGGTGACACAGTGTGTTATTAgcacttcattctttttcattgcCAGGTAATGTTCCTTTGTATGGAGATGTACGTGTATACGTATCacagttaatttatttattcatcagtcGACAAACATTTGTCTATTGTGGGTAATACTGCTCTGAACAGTTGTGTGCTAGTGTTTgtataaataagattttatttctcttgaccGGATACCTTGGTGTGAAATATGGGTCAAAtggtaaaaacatatttaagttttcaagaaactgccaaacctttttccaaagtggttataccattttacattcccaccagtgcAGTTCCAATTTCTCTATGTCCTCACTTTGTTATCTGTCTTCTTTATTGTAGTTACTCTAATGAGTATGAAGTAgcatcttattgtggttttgatttgcattttcctaatgacctATAATGTTGGGTATTTTTTGTGTGCTTATTAATCATTCAGATATATTTCCAAAGAGATATTtcgaggattaaatgagatgataatgTTATAAGGCACTTAGTAATGTTTACTAAATTAAATGACATATTATAATTACCATCATTATCATccaagggctttgagatgaaacTTTCCTAAAGTTCAATGCAGGCTTTATTTCTTGCTTCTTTGTTATCAGGAGAAAGTTAGGCAACCCCTCTGAATCTGAGAGCTTTTATGTATAAATTGGGCAAAACATTATAGCTCCTTAATTCTGAGACAGAATACTTATTGAATGATACATAATACTTATTGAAGAGACACAGAAATGACTACAAGTTTGTGAGAACATTAGAGACCAAGTGGGTCCAGGATTACAATTATTGGCTAAGTTAATAAAACTGCTTTGAGATTATCAAACTCACTTGGTGACAAGCATCACTGAAGTGGCTGGCTGCAGGATTCTTGTTCCGGTTTTCGCATTTCCACCAATGCGATATGAAAGACCAGTTCTGAAGTCTCTGAAGACCCATCGGCACTTAGATTGGCCTGGGAAGCAGTGCAGCACAGGCCTCTGGGTGTTGGTGGGTATGGTATTTCAGTGAGGAAGGAGGCCGCTGCTTACTGGGGATTGGAGCCAGGGGCCCTCggccacagagctacatcctcagccctttttatttttcattttgagacacagtcttgctaagttgcatagggccttgctaagttgctgaggctggcctctgaaGGAGGCCATATCTAAGGCTCATCATCCAGGTTTAGACCCTGCTTACCATAGGACCAGTTCTCAATGGATGGCGCATGTCCTAGTAGGTGACGTCACTCTGAGCAGGCACTGCTGTGGCAAGTGAGAGGTCTTGCCTGGAATCATCCTTGGGCCCACTACCATCAGGATGGAGCCCAAACTGTTTCTGTGTCATAGCATTTTCCAGACCAGTTCTGTCGGTACCCTTGCACTGACCAGGGCTCTGTTTATTGGCAGGGGGCTATGATGGAAATGACGTGGAGTTCTCCTGGCTGAGAGGGAACGATTCCGTGCGAGGGCTGGAAAACCTGCGACTTGCTCAGTACACCATTCAACGCTACTTCACCTTAGTCACCAGGTCCCAGCAGGAGACAGGTAACTCGTGTGAcaaatcatacaaaataaaaataaccgaACAGAAGTGGCTTGTTGCACTCTGAGTCAGAAGTCTCCTCTCTTCTCCACTTGACTCCTTCAGGGTCCAGAAACCCCTCAGAGGGGCAGAAGGGGTGGAGGGCGGAGGGTCTGCACCTATTCCTCGCACAGGACTGAAACGGATTTTCTCAAAGACGGGGTTTGATTATGAGCATCTGCTACTTTCTCATCACTTGCTCATTAGCTAATTTAtggtagaattttaaatttaggatTTACCTTGGGGTGGCAGGAACTTGAGCTGTCCCCTCAGCTCTCCTGTTTTCTCCCTACTCTAGTCTGAGCCAGACTTCTGTTCCCGGGGCACAACCTCTCCACTCTTCCCCAGCCCAGCACCGGCCACTGCTGCCCTGTCGGCTGCAATGACCTTCCCTTCACAGAAGCACCTGCTTCTCCAACCCGCGGCACATGCTGTATGCCCCAAGTCCCTCTCTCCTGCTCAGAATTCCATCAGCAATAGCACTCATTGCTCGTATCCCCCACGTCTAGGGTGTGATAGTTTCCTAAAGTACATAAATCCAGGATACCTCTGACacatcaaaaaatcaaatgccattGAATGGGTCTATTAGGTCTACCCAGTGGGAATATTGAGAAATGGACAGTCTCAGGTAACCTCGAGGAGGTGATTACCAAACAACTACTTTGTAAGCACAGAACTGAAAGATGCAGGGTTTGCATGCTGGGGGCTCACAGTCTAGAGAGGAGATGTCAAGGGCACCGGGGGTCACAACAGTGTAGGAGTCAGATGACAGAGAAAAGCCCAAGTGGAACTTGCAATGCACAGTGCCAGCAGCCCTGGGAGTCACACTCCATGCAAAAATACCCAGGTGTTGTGGGGACCATGGCAGTTCGACATGAACCAGGCTTTGGTGAATAACTGGGGGCTTCATGTGAATATAGTTCAGTCAACCGTCCCGTGGGGACTCTGCTCTGCCATGTGAGCAGACACGATTTCTTGTCTCTTATTGACCCCGTCAGGAAATTACACCCGGTTGGTCTTGCAATTTGAGCTGCGGAGGAATGTCCTGTACTTCATTCTGGAAACCTATGTTCCCTCCACTTTCCTGGTGGTGCTGTCCTGGGTTTCATTTTGGATCTCCCTGGATTCTGTCCCTGCAAGAACCTGCATCGGTAAGTTTCTAAGAACTGGGTCACCACGTACGTTTTTTCCCCCTTCCATCACTGTCCTCATTGGTATTCCCAGGGCAATCCAACAGCTAGCTTCTTGAGAGTCTTTTATAGAAGGAGACAGAGACTACTTTAGAAGCAGtgcaattttaaatttgttaaagtGACAGATGAGGGGAAATTGTGATCAGGTGACTCCTGTCGGTGATGTTGTGGAAGGAAATGGTTTAGCAAACCACATTGCTCATTTCTGTGCAAAATGGGCAAATTAACCGAGGTCCACAAGGTCAGGTTTTTCAGAATGAGATATGTTCCGTTTCTGAATCCTGTCCTTGCCTGGCTGACCCCTGAGTGGAGACCCTCCGCCAGGTAACAGGGGAAATTCCATTGGCTGCCATCTTGGAAACATTTCCTGCTCTTTTCCCAGGAGTGACCACTGTGTTATCAATGACCACACTGATGATTGGGTCCCGCACGTCTCTTCCCAACACCAACTGCTTCATCAAAGCCATCGACGTGTACCTGGGGATCTGCTTTAGCTTTGTGTTTGGGGCCTTGGTGGAGTACGCTATTGCTCACTACAGCTCCCTGCAACAGATGGAAGCCAAGGACAGGGTAAGAATCCTGAGGCCCCTGTGGGTGCTCTGTCACTTTGCCATGGGCTGCCCTGGAGAGGTGAGCTGGTTCTAGTGTCTGTCACCCAGTGACTTGCTTGGTTCCACTAAGTCCTATCCTTCCAATGTGGGCACACCTGGAAGTCATGGGGCCCCTTGAAAAAGGCCATCCCTTTTACCAAATGCAATGAGATATCAGAACATTTAATTCCAGCAGAAAATGATTCTTATCCATAAGCAGCATACAATTACAAGAACAGGAAACCATGAAAAATCTAATTTCCAGCTACATTTGATCAGTTGTTTGCAAGTTTCAGGTTAATATGTAGGTACTATTTAATTCTTTTGTTGCATtcttacattttcaaattatacAAGTAGTGgtttatggaaaaattaaatcaAGACAAATTTCTTGATTAGCACATTTTTCTGCTAATTGGAAaagattgttatttttttttttaatttagcagCGGAACATCAGGGTCCAGTTATCTGAAAAATAATGACGATTGTTATTATTTAAGTACTTACACACACCAGATCGAAACCTTCTGGAAATATCATATCATTTTAAATGCTCCTAACCACCAACAAGGTTCTTATCTCCATTTTTCAGTTGTGGAATCTGAGGGATAAGAAGGTTTATCTCAGGGACACAGAGAGTAAGAGGTAGAGGGGGGATTTCCATCTAGATCTGGGCTTCTGAGCCTGGCCCTGTCCCTCTGTCTTGCTGGCCGTAGACATTGGGCCTTGCTCTTGGCTATTGCTCTTTACAGCCCCGAGGAATCCTTGGGTCATTTGGGAGCCAAATTGAATCGATCCTACCATCCTTTAATAGGCCaataggaataagaaagaaaatagtaggaTCCAACTCAAAAGACGTACCTGCCTTTGGCAATGGGCCAGACTGCACTAGGTCCAACAGTGGGAAGATGAGGCATCATCAGAAGGGGCAGAAGGGGCTCCCCTTGTGTCCTGCTGTTGCCAGCAGCACTCCACAAAGCCACATTGTCCAAGTGACACAGGCAAAGAAGTCTTCGCACTGAGCCATCCAAAGAAGAATGTGGGTTTCATTCATTCTGCTCCCTGCAGGCTCCctgaagggacaggaaaagggtcTAATTACCCCCCAAGTGTCTAGTTTTCTAGATTGGTAAAAGCGGGGTTGGAATGTGACTGAGATCCTCCACCAAAGCACCAGATGCTCTTATTTTCCTGAGTGTGTAATAATAGATGCGCTATTGATTACTTGCTGTATGCTAAACACCTATCAACAGCTTTTAGTCCACCCAACAACCCAGTGAAATAGGTACCATTATTGTCCTTATTTTACTATAGAGAAACCTGCCAGAGAGGCAAAGTGACTCATCCAGGACCCTACTCCTAATAAATAGCCtgtctcgggctggggatgtggctcaagcggtagcacgctcgcctggcatgcgtgcggcccgggttcgatcctcagcaccacataccaacaaagatgttgtgtccgccgagaattaaaaaataaatattaaaaataattctctctcctctctcactctctctttagaaaaataaataaataaataaataaataaataaataaatagcctgTCCCCAAATCCAAACCACATTCTGTCTGACTGCATTACATTCCCCGCAGCCTGGCCACGCCCACCTGCTAGAGAACACCAACCCCCTGCCACTGCAAGGGGAGCATCAAAGTTTCCATTTTTGTGTGGCATAGACCTCAGGACACCGCTGATTTCTATTATCTCCCATAACCACTAATTCCTTCTCCCTGGAAAATAATAGAATTCCACCAAATGCTTGCTAGATACTTCACATGATTTATTCCACTTAATCTCCCCATCAGCTCCCACGGTAGCTATTTATATCATGACCCATTTTGCAGGCAAGTAAATGAAGTCTAAGAGGGATTAAGGTGACAAGATATCCACAAGAGTAGGAGGCTGAGTGGGATCTAAACCCACTCAGCCTGCGCAGCTGGTATCTGGCACTCCGCCCTGTAGATCTAGGGAGGGTGATGGTTGTTCATCATGCAGGCTGGGGACACCCAGGTAGGTGCCCACAAACAGGACAGCAGGGCTGCAAGTCTCTGTTAAACCTAATTACTCAACACTTAGGTTTCTAAACTTCTCATTAGCTTAGTGCCCACTTATTTCTTTGCTGAATCAAGTCTTCCAAGCTAACGGCGTGGTTTGTGAACTAGGGGACGGCGAAGGAGGTGGAAGAAGTCAACATCACTAACATCATCAACAGCTCCCTCTCCAGCTTTAAGCGGAAGATCAGCTTTGCCACCATTGAAATCTCGGGTGACAATGTTGACTACAGCAACATGACAATGAAAACCAGCGACAAGTTCAAGTTCGTCTTCCGAGAAAAGATGGGCAGGATTGTGGATTATTTCACAATTCAAAACCCCAGCAATGTTGATCGATATTCCAAACTACTGTTCCCTTTGGTTTTTATGCTAGCCAATGTTTTCTACTGGGCATACTACCTGTACTTCTGAGACGGCCTTGACTTTGTGTTTGCCCTAGGTCTCCAGCAGAACAAGGTCATGATGTCAATGGAATTCTAGGCCAAACGTGCTCTCTAGCACAGTGGTGCCAAAAGTGGCTAAAATGACACTTATTTCTGTTCAAACGATGAGTTCTCAGCTGTTAAAAATTCTAAGTTGTGTCGCAGTCCAAACATTACAGGTTTTATAATGGAAACATCAGCCTGTACCTCTTTCACTTTTATGAAGGACAGCCCCATGGAGCCCAGGGCTGACCGTGTACCCAGTGGCTCCCTGGTCTGAATTTACCTCATATCCCATGAGAAGAAGATGGTCGCATATATCAAGTAACCCTCAAGTGTTGGGGGTTGTTTCTGAATCAACCATGCAAACTATGTACTGTGGTGCTTATAAAATACATTGCTGCCTATTTAGGGAgtaatgttttcaagtttttgaTTAAAATGAAATGTGGGCTTATGTCAATTCACTGGTAGTCATTGCCCTAACTCAAGAGTAGAGTGAGTTTTTAATAATGAGGATTGTTTAGCATTACAGCAGAATCATTTCCGAATTCTAATAAGTCCTCTCATTGAAAAATCAGATGTTAAGTGAATAGAAAGTTAGTGAAtcgataatataaaatataaatgcctTGTTTCTGAAAGATCATGGATTCCCCAGACTAGAAGACTCTGGGTCTTCATTCCCCCATTTTATGTGTCTTACCGTTTTACTCTCAGTGCACATCGGTCCCAAACACTGCAGAAGCCCTTTTCCTACATCAGGGATGGAAATGGAAGCATTTTATAAACTCATTTGAGGAGTCTTAACATGGACTCTTGCCATGAAGACTTGCAGAATCACCGTTACTCACATCCTGGCGAGGCAGTAAAAGTACCAGGTGGACCCCATCAGAGCGCCCTCTGGTGTTCTATCACTTCTGATAGCAACAGTGAGCACTACTTTGCCAGAGGCAGATCCCCTGCATCCTTCCAAGAGGAGCGTCCATCCCTGGGCTCCAATGACCAGGAATGATGCCTATGAGATAACAAGCCGCGTTACCCAGATGCAAGCGGCTTAGCTCAAATAGACTTGGCCTTGCTCAGATCCCTGATCCCTTTAGCTGTCCTACTTTGAGTGGCTTACCCTGAAGGAGCAGGAGGATGCTGGCCCTGGGCCCTGAATGTTCTCAATCACCCAGGACATGTTCCAGAACCTATGTGCAGGCTGCAGGTGAGCTGTCTTCTCCATGTCCAGCTGACCTCACCCTCACACCAGGGCCTCGGCCTCTGCTCCTCAGCCAGGCTCAGCCCACAGCTAAGTAGCACTTAGTAGCACTTGCAGGTGTGCCAGGTGAAGCCTCCCATTGCTTTAGAGGACATCGCCTTCTTCAGTTCTTTAGCTTCGTTTTCTAACAAATGCAcagcttttccttcctttcagaAACCCACCGCCGCTCTAGAAAACCGTTTCTCTTCCTCCACTTCCTGTACCCCTGAGAGCTCACTCCTTTTGCCATTAAGACACTACTCACAGTTCATTTTCTAGGGGTCTGATCACCTGAACCTTTAACAAAATGTTTCTAATGGGTGGAGGGTGGGGTGAAAGAGGTGGAGGGTGGTTGACTGGTTCTATATATCATATttgtgacatttttttaaaaaaaacgtttaaaaatcattctgctcCGAAGCCTCATATAAGCTATGATATAAGAACAACtgtaaatatgtgaaataaatgcACCACATTGACTACCCACCAGATCAAGTGGTCCTCTACGGAATGTGCTCTAAGGTCCCACTTGGAAAAGGTGTACATGGTAGTGGAAAAATCAGGAACCCACCTATTCCACCCTCGTGGTCCTCCTGCCTAGACAGCACACAAATACACCtctctatctgtctgtctgtctatctatctatctatctcaatTATTCCTACACAAGAAATGGTAAGCTCTGGTGACACACCAGGGGTTTTTCTTTGATGTCACAGCACAGTGACACTTGGATTGCTGTTAAACCTCTGGGCCTGGCAATGCTGAAAGGTCCAACCCTCAAAAAAATACCACAGATTCTCTTTTAAGCCTTCTTTATTATTTGGCAATTCTCTTATATTTGTTTTGAATGATAGTTTGGCTTGAGAATATGCCTTAGGTTTTTGTATCACTCTGTGCTTGCATAGTTCTCAGTAAAAGTTCTCAATGTTCTAGATCTGTCCACATATACTATCCTTCCAGAGCACTTTGTACAAAGTATTTATTTCTTGGGTGAAAATATCAAGACTCATCTCATCAAATTTTCAAGAACACGAAACTAGGTGAGGTCAGGAATATTCTAAGTCacgaaaataaacattttcattacccTGATATTAAGAATAGCAAAAGTCTCAACATAGGTTGTTGGATAGACAAAGGAAGGCATTTACTAACAAGTAAATGACAGCAGGTTGGTTTCAAATGAAAGTGagggagaaatggaaaatgaCCGTAATGGAAAAGAGCCTGAGATTACAGTAGACCACAAGCTGATGATGAACAGgcaacttttccttttctcaaaaggAAAGCTCTGTGTGGGCTTTCTGGGTCAGGCAATCGTAGTGGCCTGCAGGTATTGGTGATTGGCATCCAGGATGGAGACAAGATCCTTCCTCAATGGCGTGCACCATTTTACAATATGCAGAGCAGCAAGGCCTTGCTTCTGGCCCACAGTGGCTCACCTGTCCACAACACGTTCATTGCCAAAGAGTCTTGCTTCttaaaacattcatatttttaaaaattgactcaaAAAGCAGAGAATTACACTTAATACAAGATCAAGGTAATTTACATGTTATACCCATGACTTAGAaaatttttagtatttgttttacctatttttagttttaatacatattaaattacatataattGTCAAAATTTTTGTAAAGAATTTAGGTGTATAAGAGAGTATGTTTGTATTGAAAATCAGAAAATCCAATTATGGCCCACACTTTtaagaagaatataaagaaatggaaaagagagagaaatggaagaaatgattaaaCTCATGGAAAACAAGTCCGATAAGAAGGGGCTTTTGCACCTTGACAAAAATGTCTGAGTGAGTCTGACTGTCATTGTTAGGTTAAAGAAGGGTTTTGTACAAGGGACATGCTGTCCCACTAATCATCTGAATCAGTGAACTGAATATAAGCAAATATGCATAGATGAACTTGAGGTAGAATATTGTTGCTTAGAGGGAAGGAAATGTgcaagttgaataaagaaatactCAGGTTCTTTGCCAGGAAGTTTCCCATGGGAATAAAGAGTTGGCTCTCCCTATTGATCTTGCCATCCCCTGCCTCAGAGGAGTTGCCTCTATGCCACCAGGTAATCCTGGAAGGCTGTAGATGCAGGAGATGCCGGTGTCTACAGAAAAATCAAAGCATCCTACAAAGTATTACTAACATAAAAGCaaatgcctggggctggggatgtggctcaagcagtagcgcgcttgcctggcatgcgtgcggcccgggttcgatcctcagcaccacataccaacaaagatgttgtgtccgccgagaactaaaaaataaatattaaaaactctctctctctatctctctctctcctctctcactctttctttaaaaaaaaaaaaaaaaaaagcaaatgcctGGTTACCCAAGATGTTGAATATTAAAATCATTGTTTCTTTTTGGGGAACTCAAAGTGGAGTCATGGAACTTGCAGCTTTGAGTGACTTGGATGTGCTGCAGGCCTTGACCATCTCATCCCACTTACAATCATGCCTTTCCAGAGATTAAAGGAAAAGCAATTCCATATGAAAAACTGGAAAAGGGAACAGGAGACACAAGTGAATGCGTGTCTCCAGGTTCATCTAGTTGTGGTCTTTGAGGACATAAAACAAGCAAACcatctattcttttttatgtgtAGCCCAATCACCAAAAGGTCTCAAGGAGGTGGATGGTCCACATCCCAAGTTCATGGCCCGCTTCTTCATTAAGGACAAGTGAGTTTGCTGATGAAGATCCTCAAGGAATGGAGTTTCATATTTCACCACCTGAATCTCCATTTTCATCCAGAGGTTTCTCTTCTTACCCACTACAGAAACTTGGCTAACATGCTTTGAATCGAGTTATCTCTTACCTCTTTTCTATATAACTATTCAGGAAGAGAAAAGATAATGCAGGAGGTCCAAGACTCCTATCCTTAGCCTGTTTTCAAGGCTGGTCCCTGGCCAGCATCAGGGAACTTGGATTTGGGGAGCATTCCCTAGTAGGTTAGAGTGGCTTCGTGTGCCCGAATTGCTTGGGTGAACAGGGTGGTTTATGCTGCACTCCTGATTTCTCCAGGGAGTCTGGAGTTTGGGTACATGTAGGCAGAGGGTGCCAAGGTGATGGGACCATCTTGGGCACTGAGTCTCTAGTGAGCTTCTTGGCCTATCACAATTCAATGCTGGAGGAATTAAGCAGTTCCTGGGGGACCGCACGAGAGGACTCTTGGAAACCTATGCCTGGTCTCCTTGGAGCCTCTCTCCCCAGGCTCATTTTCCCTTCACTACTTTTATTTTCGATCACTCTGTTGTAAGAAATCATCCCCCGACACTTGACAATGCTGAGTCCTCCGAGTCCTGCTAGTGAAGCTTCCAACCCGGGGATGTTCCCAGGGACTGGGACACACGTGCTTTGGAGCCGTGGTTCCCC harbors:
- the Gabrp gene encoding gamma-aminobutyric acid receptor subunit pi isoform X2, which gives rise to MSYGLQLTFVCLSLLAPRMCVQGNQFNIEVRRSDKLSLPGFENLTAGYNKFLRPNFGGEPVQIALTLDIASISSISESNMDYTATIYLRQRWTDPRLVFEGNKSFTLDARLVEFLWVPDTYIVESKKSFLHEVTVGNRLIRLFSNGTVLYALRITTTVACNMDLSKYPMDTQTCKLQLESWGYDGNDVEFSWLRGNDSVRGLENLRLAQYTIQRYFTLVTRSQQETGNYTRLVLQFELRRNVLYFILETYVPSTFLVVLSWVSFWISLDSVPARTCIGVTTVLSMTTLMIGSRTSLPNTNCFIKAIDVYLGICFSFVFGALVEYAIAHYSSLQQMEAKDRRNLPERQSDSSRTLLLINSLSRAGDVAQAVARSPGMRAARVRSSAPHTNKDVVSAEN
- the Gabrp gene encoding gamma-aminobutyric acid receptor subunit pi isoform X1; protein product: MSYGLQLTFVCLSLLAPRMCVQGNQFNIEVRRSDKLSLPGFENLTAGYNKFLRPNFGGEPVQIALTLDIASISSISESNMDYTATIYLRQRWTDPRLVFEGNKSFTLDARLVEFLWVPDTYIVESKKSFLHEVTVGNRLIRLFSNGTVLYALRITTTVACNMDLSKYPMDTQTCKLQLESWGYDGNDVEFSWLRGNDSVRGLENLRLAQYTIQRYFTLVTRSQQETGNYTRLVLQFELRRNVLYFILETYVPSTFLVVLSWVSFWISLDSVPARTCIGVTTVLSMTTLMIGSRTSLPNTNCFIKAIDVYLGICFSFVFGALVEYAIAHYSSLQQMEAKDRGTAKEVEEVNITNIINSSLSSFKRKISFATIEISGDNVDYSNMTMKTSDKFKFVFREKMGRIVDYFTIQNPSNVDRYSKLLFPLVFMLANVFYWAYYLYF
- the Gabrp gene encoding gamma-aminobutyric acid receptor subunit pi isoform X3; protein product: MDYTATIYLRQRWTDPRLVFEGNKSFTLDARLVEFLWVPDTYIVESKKSFLHEVTVGNRLIRLFSNGTVLYALRITTTVACNMDLSKYPMDTQTCKLQLESWGYDGNDVEFSWLRGNDSVRGLENLRLAQYTIQRYFTLVTRSQQETGNYTRLVLQFELRRNVLYFILETYVPSTFLVVLSWVSFWISLDSVPARTCIGVTTVLSMTTLMIGSRTSLPNTNCFIKAIDVYLGICFSFVFGALVEYAIAHYSSLQQMEAKDRGTAKEVEEVNITNIINSSLSSFKRKISFATIEISGDNVDYSNMTMKTSDKFKFVFREKMGRIVDYFTIQNPSNVDRYSKLLFPLVFMLANVFYWAYYLYF